A stretch of the Streptomyces sp. WMMB303 genome encodes the following:
- a CDS encoding GTPase-associated protein 1-related protein encodes MTGDAAQQQQPATGPHFQQLYYTSCEHGLTGFSGFQFNAVSEGVTVDTRQAVEALAGYEPPRSMVESDTPELLDRCPVNFCYRPHDPRGRSGTALCVRYAGRDSARRFGNYFAHALHSEDFPAAGRGLLGIELWGSPVWAAGTSPTTRIPVLTAPPRGPLGPRTVRGFLDAHPHAEQLPHLLAAAFAALTEHGSVVVVDRTTERIAHWFAAVCYLLPPPLARRLSFATYVFRPARSSLHLIGTVPEAQLDFGPDEEDAYTVFDFCRGRFPDDVRAAPDVRALVALLTRIGVGAVRPVWAWTKDFAHGAEESPGDWHAPVAAAASSGGVDLAAADVDALLDWLPAAEHLGPLGAQIAADLHRRHRNLDDGRLRLLSGVARAAGDTVLHQEIEGRLLESRMRAHMAGAADAKEPAPLNDPDLRARATALWERLLRDEAATTRRRVRLLLWAHGAQLAPPAEVVERETLTAARALLGTSAPGAALRREVELLVATEPRMRDALAAAVREVLDGRAGQEQLFSQFPAALLQERDLRDSPLLLEHYWRARAEREPARTVELMFRILRVRGRPLPDDALLEALWRHPARTWTHREASEIARGLPPEALADPVVGRWLDRAVNRRIETVAELDRCLELCGLLAAPGRWARLPADVRARVRTTLDLAAALRGAREATGLARAFSVPEADRWAGPQALKRYRLVPAMLRLPADIGALGEHLGHTGHAQADRYLAAVQRAAAGSDPVDDIRLSHVAAAAAAPARAGLAQAHLEAVDRIRLHAARHWRPADLQRLEGAVRPYDARLADWFHACAESRLSGPRRLAHRLPGLLRGTGGARSRDDSRGTGPEGAGSEPDRPRRSPRWNPRKNDGER; translated from the coding sequence ATGACCGGCGACGCCGCACAGCAGCAACAGCCGGCAACGGGGCCGCACTTCCAGCAGCTCTACTACACCTCCTGCGAGCACGGGCTCACCGGATTCTCCGGTTTCCAGTTCAACGCCGTCAGCGAAGGCGTCACGGTCGACACCCGGCAGGCCGTGGAGGCCCTCGCCGGGTACGAGCCGCCCCGCTCCATGGTGGAGTCGGACACCCCGGAACTGCTCGACCGGTGCCCGGTCAACTTCTGCTACCGGCCGCACGATCCGCGGGGACGCAGCGGTACGGCGCTGTGCGTGCGCTACGCGGGCCGGGACTCGGCCCGCCGGTTCGGCAACTACTTCGCCCACGCCCTGCACAGCGAGGACTTCCCCGCCGCGGGCCGCGGGCTGCTCGGCATCGAACTGTGGGGCTCGCCGGTATGGGCGGCCGGCACCTCCCCGACGACCCGGATCCCGGTCCTCACGGCGCCGCCACGCGGTCCGCTCGGCCCCCGCACGGTACGCGGCTTCCTGGACGCGCATCCGCACGCCGAGCAGTTGCCGCACCTGCTGGCCGCCGCGTTCGCCGCGCTCACCGAGCACGGCTCGGTAGTGGTGGTCGACCGCACCACCGAGCGGATCGCGCACTGGTTCGCCGCCGTCTGCTACCTGCTGCCGCCGCCGCTCGCCCGACGCCTCTCCTTCGCCACCTATGTCTTCCGCCCGGCCCGCAGCAGTCTGCACCTGATCGGCACGGTGCCCGAGGCGCAGCTCGACTTCGGGCCGGACGAGGAGGACGCCTACACCGTCTTCGACTTCTGCCGCGGCCGGTTCCCCGACGACGTGCGGGCCGCACCGGATGTGCGCGCCCTGGTCGCGCTGCTCACCAGAATCGGCGTCGGAGCCGTCCGGCCGGTCTGGGCCTGGACCAAGGACTTCGCGCACGGCGCCGAGGAGAGCCCCGGCGACTGGCACGCCCCCGTCGCCGCGGCCGCGTCCTCGGGCGGGGTCGACCTCGCCGCCGCCGACGTCGACGCGCTGCTCGACTGGCTGCCCGCGGCCGAGCATCTGGGCCCGCTCGGCGCCCAGATCGCCGCGGACCTCCACCGCAGGCACCGGAACCTGGACGACGGCCGGCTGCGCCTGCTCAGCGGCGTCGCGCGAGCCGCCGGCGACACGGTGCTGCACCAGGAGATCGAGGGGAGGCTGCTGGAGTCGCGGATGCGGGCCCATATGGCCGGCGCCGCGGACGCGAAGGAGCCCGCACCCCTCAACGACCCGGACCTGCGCGCGCGGGCCACCGCACTCTGGGAGCGTCTGCTGCGGGACGAGGCGGCCACCACCCGCCGCCGGGTGCGGCTGCTGCTCTGGGCGCACGGCGCGCAACTCGCGCCCCCGGCGGAAGTGGTCGAGCGCGAGACGCTCACCGCGGCCCGCGCCCTGCTGGGCACCTCGGCGCCAGGGGCCGCACTCCGGCGGGAGGTCGAGCTGCTCGTCGCCACCGAGCCCCGGATGAGGGACGCGCTGGCGGCAGCCGTGCGGGAGGTGCTGGACGGGCGCGCGGGGCAGGAGCAGCTCTTCTCGCAGTTCCCCGCCGCACTGCTTCAGGAACGGGACCTGCGGGACAGCCCGCTGCTGCTGGAGCACTACTGGCGGGCGCGCGCCGAACGGGAGCCGGCCCGCACGGTGGAGCTGATGTTCCGGATCCTCCGGGTCCGCGGCCGGCCGCTGCCCGACGACGCGCTGCTGGAGGCGTTGTGGCGGCATCCCGCCCGGACCTGGACCCACCGGGAGGCGAGCGAGATCGCCCGCGGACTGCCACCCGAGGCGCTGGCGGACCCGGTGGTCGGCCGGTGGCTCGACCGCGCGGTCAACCGGCGTATCGAGACCGTCGCGGAGCTCGACCGCTGCCTGGAGCTGTGCGGGCTGTTGGCAGCGCCGGGCCGCTGGGCACGGCTGCCCGCAGACGTCCGGGCCCGGGTACGCACCACCCTCGACCTGGCCGCGGCGCTGCGCGGAGCCCGGGAAGCCACCGGGCTCGCCCGTGCGTTCTCCGTGCCCGAGGCGGACAGATGGGCCGGGCCGCAGGCGCTCAAACGCTATCGCCTGGTGCCCGCGATGCTGCGGCTGCCCGCCGACATCGGCGCCCTGGGAGAGCACCTCGGACACACCGGACACGCCCAGGCCGACCGCTATCTCGCCGCCGTGCAGCGCGCGGCGGCCGGCAGCGACCCGGTCGACGACATCCGGCTCAGCCATGTCGCCGCGGCCGCCGCGGCACCGGCGCGGGCCGGGCTGGCACAGGCCCACCTGGAGGCCGTCGACCGGATCCGGCTCCATGCCGCCCGGCACTGGCGGCCGGCGGACCTGCAGCGGCTGGAGGGCGCGGTGCGGCCCTACGACGCCCGGCTGGCCGACTGGTTCCACGCGTGCGCCGAGTCCCGGCTGAGCGGCCCGCGGCGGCTCGCACACCGGCTTCCGGGACTGCTGCGCGGCACCGGCGGCGCACGTTCCCGCGACGACTCCCGCGGCACCGGCCCCGAGGGCGCCGGAAGCGAACCGGACCGGCCGAGGCGGAGCCCGCGGTGGAATCCACGGAAGAACGACGGGGAGAGGTGA